One segment of Fervidobacterium sp. DNA contains the following:
- a CDS encoding YbaB/EbfC family nucleoid-associated protein yields the protein MKKLKSFGGKNLGGTGTSLPKNFSELQKLQAKMEEELKNLETLLANEEVQVEVGGALKIIATCDRQIKDIIYETDILEDQDMFKDLLKTAINEIWIKVDQIREEKTNEIIAKYNPLA from the coding sequence ATGAAAAAACTAAAAAGCTTTGGAGGAAAGAACCTTGGTGGTACAGGAACAAGCTTACCAAAAAACTTCTCAGAGCTTCAAAAACTACAAGCCAAGATGGAAGAGGAATTAAAAAATCTCGAAACATTGCTTGCAAATGAAGAAGTTCAAGTTGAAGTTGGTGGAGCATTGAAAATTATTGCTACATGCGATAGACAGATAAAAGACATAATTTACGAAACCGACATACTCGAAGATCAAGATATGTTCAAAGATCTTCTAAAAACTGCTATAAATGAAATCTGGATAAAAGTCGATCAAATAAGAGAGGAAAAGACAAACGAAATAATTGCAAAATACAATCCTCTTGCTTGA
- a CDS encoding rhomboid family intramembrane serine protease, which produces MNNKSQPAYLYLIMINSLILLVFYITKTFFFKNEIIYLAFGAQYGPLISSGQWYRIITAMFMHGGFLHLGFNMYALYILGNYVEGIYGTYRFLVYYFLSGIIGNIATQIFYYDSLSVGASGAIFGLVGTLFGAGFRKDTPFFLKPITGSALLPMIVLNIILGFVPGSGINNAAHIGGLITGILLGYGLPVYHTYKAERVWKIVAYIIIAIVTTAYGLLVKDILF; this is translated from the coding sequence TTGAATAATAAAAGCCAACCCGCATACCTTTATTTAATAATGATTAATTCCTTAATTTTACTCGTTTTCTATATTACAAAAACGTTCTTTTTCAAAAATGAGATCATTTACTTAGCCTTTGGTGCACAATATGGGCCACTTATATCTTCTGGTCAATGGTACAGAATTATTACGGCAATGTTTATGCATGGCGGTTTTCTACATCTTGGATTCAATATGTATGCGCTTTACATACTTGGAAATTACGTAGAAGGAATATACGGCACTTACAGATTCCTTGTATATTACTTCTTATCGGGTATAATTGGTAACATTGCAACTCAGATATTCTATTATGATTCTCTATCTGTAGGTGCCAGTGGTGCAATATTTGGCTTAGTCGGTACGCTTTTTGGTGCAGGTTTTAGAAAAGATACACCATTTTTTCTAAAACCCATAACAGGTAGTGCTTTACTTCCAATGATTGTGTTAAACATAATTCTTGGATTTGTGCCAGGTTCCGGGATAAACAATGCAGCGCATATTGGTGGTTTGATAACAGGAATATTATTAGGTTATGGATTGCCGGTTTATCATACCTACAAGGCAGAGAGAGTTTGGAAAATTGTAGCGTACATTATTATAGCTATAGTAACCACTGCTTATGGACTATTGGTAAAAGATATTTTATTTTGA
- a CDS encoding FAD:protein FMN transferase, with product MQQPDYREIMVLNRVVVFSVIVIFLVMIAIYLLYISGKTGQYKDFEDYIFGTYVKIRIASKVNSSTISKAIFSEMKRLESKYDAYSPKSILYQINHSEDWIDVDDETLSLIDLSLKFARQTEGAFDPGLGRLIDLWGFSKFTERSATQQFKIPTATQIAQAAADSGYQKISIDYINKKVKTNGAWIDLGGMLKGYALKRAYQIAKEYDKNCHGFIETGGQIMILGPKYGKTNWIIGVRDPRGKPGENIKFVYMKSGSIATSGDYERFFIVDNVRYHHIINPKTGYPSKGAISATIISEDPVIADAFSTAAFVLGKENWLFTRTLFPKYGAEVLLVYEEKINDSVKIKSLQTDNFVIYENPDK from the coding sequence GTGCAGCAACCAGATTATAGAGAAATTATGGTTTTGAATCGAGTTGTAGTTTTTTCTGTGATAGTTATTTTTCTTGTGATGATTGCAATCTACCTTCTTTACATATCCGGTAAGACCGGTCAATACAAGGATTTTGAAGACTACATCTTTGGTACTTACGTTAAAATAAGAATTGCATCCAAAGTTAACTCGTCCACTATTTCAAAAGCTATATTTTCAGAAATGAAAAGGTTAGAAAGTAAATACGATGCATATTCACCTAAGAGTATTTTATATCAGATAAACCATTCAGAGGATTGGATTGATGTTGATGATGAAACTCTATCACTGATTGATTTATCTTTAAAATTTGCGCGCCAAACTGAAGGTGCATTTGATCCTGGACTTGGAAGACTTATCGATTTGTGGGGATTTAGTAAATTTACAGAAAGAAGTGCCACACAACAGTTTAAAATACCAACTGCAACTCAGATAGCGCAAGCTGCTGCTGATTCTGGTTATCAGAAGATCTCAATAGACTATATAAACAAGAAAGTAAAAACTAATGGAGCATGGATCGATCTTGGTGGGATGTTGAAAGGATACGCTTTGAAAAGGGCGTACCAGATAGCAAAAGAATACGACAAGAATTGCCATGGCTTCATCGAAACAGGTGGTCAAATAATGATACTCGGTCCAAAATACGGTAAGACCAACTGGATCATAGGAGTAAGGGATCCACGTGGGAAACCTGGGGAAAATATAAAATTTGTTTACATGAAATCTGGTTCAATAGCAACTAGCGGTGACTACGAAAGATTTTTCATCGTTGATAATGTGCGTTATCATCACATTATAAACCCCAAGACAGGCTATCCATCTAAAGGAGCAATAAGTGCAACGATAATATCTGAAGATCCGGTAATCGCTGATGCCTTTTCAACTGCTGCTTTTGTGCTTGGAAAAGAGAATTGGTTGTTTACAAGGACTCTTTTTCCAAAATATGGGGCTGAAGTACTTCTTGTGTACGAAGAAAAAATAAATGACAGTGTAAAGATTAAATCACTCCAAACAGATAACTTCGTAATATACGAAAATCCAGATAAATAA